CTTGCGATGGGACGCATTTAGCTGAATAAAAAGTTTTAACTCTTTGTGAGAAAGATTCTCCGCGGTGCTTGAGATGACAGAAGAGAAAAAGGAATGGGTCGAGAAAAAGCTGGCGAAGCTTGATGAGGAATATGAGAGCGGAAAGAGGAGAATAGAGGAGAGAGGCTCCCAGCTCGTTAGGGAGTTGGAGGAGAAATTGAAGGAAAGGGAAAGGGTTCTGCTCAATGAAATCAGGAAAGAAAAGTAAGCTAAAGCTAATAGTATACGGCACAGAAGGCTGCATTCCATGCGAGAGAGCAGTCAAGTATTTGAGCGAAATGGGAATAGAGTGGGAATACATAGACATTGAAAAGAATGAGGAAGCAAGAATGACAGTGGAAATGATAGAAGGAGGAGAGCTTCTTCTTCCTCTTATACTAAATCCAGAAAATGAGCAGATTGCTCTAGGCTGTCCAGTGGAAAAGGAAAAATTTGAGAGAGAGATAGGGAGAATAGTCTCACAAGATAGGTGGTGAATATGAGCAATTTAAAGAAGAAGGTTGCTGATGGGATGAAAAGGCTATACGAGAGGGGGCTTGTCTCTTCTCTTGGAGGTAACGTGAGTGCCAGGTCAGAGGACAACAGCAGAATATTCATAACCCCTTCCGGGGTACCAAAATGGGAAATATTTGAAGAGGACGTTGTTGTTGTAGATCCTGAGGGAAGGATCATTGAGGGAACTCAGAAGCCCTCGAGCGAGCTTCCCAGCCATCTTCTTATTTATAGAAAGAGAGATGAAGTTCATGCAATAGTCCACGCTCATCCGCCATATGCTATTGCACTTGCAAATCAGGGACTTCTTGTACCACCATTGCATGTCTCTCCAGAAGAAGTGCTCTATCTTAGGAGATTGAGTGTTGTTGATTTTGCTCCT
The Fervidicoccaceae archaeon genome window above contains:
- a CDS encoding glutaredoxin family protein, which encodes MKSGKKSKLKLIVYGTEGCIPCERAVKYLSEMGIEWEYIDIEKNEEARMTVEMIEGGELLLPLILNPENEQIALGCPVEKEKFEREIGRIVSQDRW
- a CDS encoding class II aldolase/adducin family protein → MSNLKKKVADGMKRLYERGLVSSLGGNVSARSEDNSRIFITPSGVPKWEIFEEDVVVVDPEGRIIEGTQKPSSELPSHLLIYRKRDEVHAIVHAHPPYAIALANQGLLVPPLHVSPEEVLYLRRLSVVDFAPPGIKTAEMISEAITSSDVIVMKNHGAFAMGGSIEEAIAKMEILEEASKIIYLQLAIERNPSKISNDNVQEILRTYKKS